One segment of Saprospiraceae bacterium DNA contains the following:
- a CDS encoding winged helix DNA-binding protein, with amino-acid sequence MQIAFVRELLDLIEAFEREGGDTNRLDRESFASWLITFRRGSTRKQSRQPEAGPRLNGLIAMYLNFMGRYAQFYGRRVFRDSEIYSDDDWGILVSLFPDLQMKKTEVLRGCIMEKSSGNEVLKRLLKQGLIQETPHPDDGRSKLVMLTDAGRAAFMSVQNGIERLSDVVVADLNEEEKATLLHLLTKLHFFHKPIFDDADEATLGEMLGQTIHKDGLDDESAERA; translated from the coding sequence ATGCAGATTGCTTTTGTTCGGGAATTGCTTGATTTGATCGAGGCCTTCGAGCGGGAAGGCGGCGACACTAATCGGTTGGACAGGGAATCATTCGCCAGCTGGCTCATCACTTTTCGGCGCGGAAGTACGAGGAAGCAAAGCCGACAACCAGAGGCTGGCCCTCGACTCAATGGCCTGATAGCCATGTACTTGAATTTTATGGGACGCTACGCCCAGTTCTATGGCCGCCGGGTATTTCGGGATTCGGAAATTTATTCCGACGACGACTGGGGCATCCTCGTGTCGCTTTTCCCAGACTTGCAAATGAAAAAAACCGAAGTGTTGCGCGGCTGCATTATGGAAAAATCCTCCGGCAACGAAGTGCTCAAGCGCCTGCTGAAACAGGGGCTGATACAGGAAACACCGCACCCGGACGACGGGCGCTCCAAATTAGTCATGCTCACCGATGCGGGCAGGGCAGCCTTCATGTCTGTCCAAAATGGCATCGAGCGCCTTTCGGATGTAGTCGTTGCCGACCTGAATGAAGAGGAAAAAGCGACCTTACTGCATCTGCTGACCAAGCTTCACTTTTTTCACAAGCCGATTTTCGACGATGCTGACGAAGCGACATTGGGGGAGATGCTGGGGCAAACAATCCACAAAGATGGATTGGACGACGAAAGTGCAGAAAGGGCATAA
- a CDS encoding DUF1761 domain-containing protein: protein MERKTNWLAIVTSAVAGMVIGFLWYGALFNKLWMDGNGFTMEGEKMLKNGMEVPMSFTPMIVNTVVMAVYALIMDWLFKKMNVSTWQTGATIGAAIGLIMLLGVVVGNMFAMNPMSLTLVDGSYSFVLFTVIGAIVGGWRKK from the coding sequence ATGGAAAGAAAAACGAATTGGCTGGCAATCGTCACCTCCGCCGTCGCGGGCATGGTCATCGGCTTCCTTTGGTATGGCGCCTTGTTCAACAAACTTTGGATGGACGGCAACGGCTTTACGATGGAAGGCGAAAAAATGCTCAAAAACGGCATGGAAGTGCCCATGTCGTTCACGCCCATGATTGTCAACACGGTCGTCATGGCCGTTTATGCGCTCATCATGGATTGGCTGTTCAAAAAGATGAACGTCAGCACTTGGCAGACGGGCGCGACCATCGGTGCGGCGATTGGTCTGATTATGTTGCTTGGCGTAGTGGTCGGCAATATGTTCGCCATGAACCCCATGAGCCTGACGCTGGTGGACGGCTCTTATTCTTTCGTGTTGTTTACCGTCATCGGCGCGATTGTGGGTGGCTGGCGGAAGAAGTGA
- the rnr gene encoding ribonuclease R: MTKKKKSEGGKKLTTQQLQIEVLKFLLAHPNKRFSPRQITDQIRVENNKDSAEYALRQLVQAGSVAEFSEGKFGVALERLTVDDARHTAGGERKQKNTRAEKQKNTKAENREPAAGSRASSRKFIEGRVDMTRTGAAYIVSELRETDVYVPPKHVNGALNGDIVRVLLFPAPPRRKGGAPIRKPEGEIVAVLKRANEFFIGTLRKSRKYALFLPDNPNMPVDIYVPLEACGDARDGDKVVVRVTDWQEGKGRVPIGKVTQTLGEVGGNDFEMKKILINQGFELSHSEEAEAEAERIPEKISPQEIARRRDFRDVLTFTIDPEDAKDFDDALSFKELEDGKVEIGVHIADVTHYLKPDSQLDREAFKRSTSVYLVDRVSPMLPEKLSNNLCSLVPHADRLTFSAVFVFDSKGKITSRWFGKTVIHSAHRFSYEEAQTVLEGKPTEGLLQLKIYPALQKALQHLDRLAKQMRKEREKNGAIGFETEEVRFRLAADGSPIEAFVKERKDAHLLIEDFMLLANKEVALYIDNKGKAQQEVPFVYRVHDLPDMEKIAEFARFAKELGYSMKVDTPKQIAQAFNGLMKAARKDDRLKLLEPLAIRTMAKAVYSTDNIGHYGLGFSHYSHFTSPIRRYSDVLAHRILERNLDGKTYRVDKSKLEEQCKHISNQEKKAADAERESVKYKQAELLRRHIGEEFEGIISGMIDRGFFVELSGSKAEGLVEFKYLDDTFTVEEGNLRAVGRRYKRQFKMGDRVRIRVASVDLQRRQIEMELVD, translated from the coding sequence ATGACCAAAAAGAAAAAAAGCGAGGGCGGCAAAAAGTTGACCACCCAGCAACTGCAAATCGAAGTCCTAAAGTTCTTGCTTGCCCATCCCAACAAACGTTTCTCGCCTCGCCAAATCACCGACCAAATTCGCGTGGAAAATAACAAGGACTCTGCCGAATATGCTTTGCGCCAACTGGTGCAGGCAGGCTCGGTCGCTGAGTTCTCCGAAGGCAAATTCGGTGTCGCGCTCGAACGGTTGACGGTTGACGATGCGCGGCACACGGCAGGCGGCGAGCGCAAGCAAAAAAATACCCGTGCGGAAAAACAGAAAAACACAAAAGCCGAAAACCGGGAGCCAGCAGCTGGCAGCCGCGCCTCGTCGAGAAAATTCATAGAAGGCCGTGTGGACATGACGCGCACGGGCGCTGCCTACATCGTGAGCGAATTGCGCGAAACAGATGTGTATGTGCCGCCCAAGCACGTCAACGGCGCCCTCAATGGAGACATCGTGCGCGTGCTGCTTTTCCCTGCACCGCCAAGAAGAAAAGGCGGAGCGCCTATCAGAAAACCAGAAGGCGAAATCGTGGCCGTGCTCAAACGCGCCAACGAGTTTTTTATCGGCACCTTGCGTAAAAGCCGCAAATACGCGCTGTTTTTGCCCGACAATCCCAATATGCCAGTGGACATATATGTCCCGCTCGAAGCCTGCGGCGATGCCCGCGACGGCGACAAGGTGGTGGTTCGCGTCACCGACTGGCAGGAAGGCAAAGGCCGCGTGCCGATTGGCAAAGTCACCCAGACGCTGGGAGAAGTCGGTGGCAACGACTTCGAGATGAAAAAAATCCTCATCAACCAAGGCTTTGAACTCTCGCACTCGGAAGAGGCCGAGGCGGAAGCCGAACGGATACCAGAAAAAATCTCGCCGCAGGAAATAGCGCGGCGGCGCGACTTCCGCGACGTGCTGACTTTCACCATTGACCCTGAGGATGCCAAGGATTTTGACGACGCGCTCAGTTTCAAGGAGCTGGAGGATGGCAAGGTGGAAATCGGCGTACACATAGCCGATGTGACGCATTATCTGAAACCCGACTCGCAATTGGATAGGGAGGCCTTCAAACGCAGCACCTCCGTCTATCTGGTGGACCGTGTCAGCCCCATGCTGCCGGAAAAACTATCGAACAATCTCTGCTCGCTCGTGCCGCACGCCGACAGGCTGACATTCTCAGCCGTATTCGTTTTTGACTCCAAAGGCAAAATCACCTCCCGGTGGTTTGGCAAAACGGTGATTCACTCGGCGCATCGCTTCAGTTACGAAGAGGCCCAAACAGTGCTGGAAGGAAAGCCTACAGAAGGCTTGCTCCAGTTGAAAATCTATCCGGCACTCCAAAAAGCATTGCAACACCTCGACCGCCTCGCCAAGCAAATGCGGAAGGAGCGAGAGAAAAATGGCGCCATCGGCTTCGAGACGGAAGAGGTGCGTTTTCGACTTGCGGCGGATGGCTCGCCCATCGAAGCGTTTGTGAAAGAACGCAAGGACGCACACTTGCTGATAGAGGATTTTATGTTGCTGGCCAACAAAGAAGTCGCCCTCTACATTGACAACAAGGGCAAAGCGCAACAAGAGGTGCCATTTGTCTATCGGGTACACGATTTGCCGGACATGGAAAAAATCGCCGAATTCGCGCGATTTGCAAAGGAACTTGGCTACTCCATGAAGGTAGATACGCCCAAACAAATCGCCCAAGCCTTCAACGGCCTGATGAAGGCTGCCCGCAAGGACGACCGCCTAAAACTACTGGAGCCGCTAGCCATCCGCACGATGGCAAAAGCCGTGTATAGCACCGACAATATAGGGCACTACGGGCTTGGTTTCTCGCATTACAGCCACTTCACCTCGCCCATTCGCCGCTATTCCGATGTGTTGGCGCACCGGATTCTGGAAAGAAACTTGGATGGCAAGACCTACCGGGTGGACAAAAGCAAATTGGAGGAACAATGCAAGCACATCAGCAATCAAGAAAAAAAGGCCGCCGACGCGGAACGCGAAAGCGTGAAATACAAACAGGCCGAACTGCTTCGCCGTCATATCGGGGAGGAATTTGAGGGCATCATCAGCGGCATGATTGACCGAGGCTTCTTTGTGGAACTGTCTGGCTCGAAGGCGGAGGGCTTGGTCGAGTTCAAATACCTCGACGACACCTTCACGGTGGAGGAAGGCAACTTGCGCGCTGTTGGTCGCCGCTACAAACGCCAGTTCAAAATGGGCGACCGAGTGCGGATTCGCGTGGCATCGGTGGATTTGCAGAGACGCCAGATTGAGATGGAACTGGTGGACTGA
- a CDS encoding outer membrane lipoprotein carrier protein LolA: MKKLLAALLTICSLNVLFAQSGKNPAPAPPAAPAEKSDPEAKKILDKIRKKYEGYKSLEASFALTIELPGQKQEVQKGTIAQEGDTKFRLDMDDQIIVSDGKTTWVYLKKNNEVQINDADPKDAEGGFLTPKSLLKRYQKGDYLYAITDKTTEGGKVLTHIEFKPKEKNSEYSKLRVSIDEKGGAVQSMKAFGKDGSRYTFAVTKLTPDKQFAANHFTFDPQKYPGVKVEDLRL, from the coding sequence ATGAAAAAACTGCTTGCTGCCCTTTTGACCATTTGTTCGCTGAATGTGCTCTTTGCCCAAAGCGGAAAAAACCCCGCACCGGCTCCCCCCGCCGCGCCCGCTGAAAAAAGCGACCCGGAGGCGAAAAAAATCCTCGATAAAATTCGGAAAAAATACGAGGGATATAAATCGCTTGAGGCATCTTTTGCCCTCACCATCGAGCTTCCCGGGCAAAAACAGGAAGTGCAGAAGGGCACCATCGCGCAAGAGGGCGACACCAAGTTTCGCCTCGACATGGATGACCAAATCATTGTGAGCGATGGCAAGACAACGTGGGTTTACTTGAAAAAAAACAACGAGGTTCAAATCAATGATGCCGACCCAAAAGACGCGGAGGGCGGCTTTCTCACCCCCAAAAGCCTTTTAAAACGGTATCAAAAGGGCGATTATCTGTACGCCATCACGGACAAAACGACAGAGGGCGGCAAAGTGCTGACGCACATCGAGTTCAAGCCGAAAGAGAAAAACTCGGAGTACTCAAAATTGCGCGTCAGCATTGACGAAAAGGGGGGGGCGGTGCAGAGCATGAAAGCTTTTGGCAAGGATGGCTCACGCTACACTTTCGCGGTGACAAAACTGACACCGGACAAGCAGTTTGCCGCTAACCATTTTACGTTCGACCCCCAGAAATATCCGGGCGTGAAAGTGGAAGACCTTCGTCTTTGA
- a CDS encoding ABC transporter permease, whose translation MRQIIRILSEGAAQAWQQLMANKLRSFLSLLGITIGIFCIIGVKSAVNSLEDNIRGSLAKLGNDVIYLSKFSWTEDPGQNFWKWMRRPNFTFQEYERLRAKLKGASQVGLWQYLGDKTVKWRSSSVEGVPFMSVTEDCAEIFRLEFDGDGRYYSQAEYYNGADVCIMGAVVAESLFGENVDPIGKDINISGRKLKVIGVVKKSGKDILKVMNFDNVVLIGYTLARRGFNVRAKGPWAGTTSLGVRAREGVDLENLKDEITGVLRSERRLKPREETNFALNTLTILSGLFDSLFGVINMAGFIIGVFALLVGMFSVANIMFVSVKERTNIIGIKMALGAKRWFILLEILFEAIVLCVVGGAFGLLLIWSITEIITAVIDFDIHLSLSNMLIGVLTSVVVGVLSGLIPALQASRMDPVEAIRK comes from the coding sequence ATGAGGCAAATCATTCGCATCCTTTCTGAAGGCGCTGCCCAAGCTTGGCAACAATTGATGGCAAACAAGCTGCGCTCTTTCCTATCGCTGCTCGGCATCACGATTGGCATTTTCTGCATTATCGGGGTGAAAAGCGCCGTAAACTCCTTGGAGGACAACATCCGGGGCAGTCTTGCCAAATTGGGAAATGACGTGATTTACCTAAGCAAATTCTCTTGGACGGAAGACCCGGGCCAGAATTTCTGGAAATGGATGCGTCGCCCCAATTTTACGTTTCAGGAGTACGAGCGATTGCGCGCCAAACTAAAAGGCGCCTCTCAAGTAGGGCTTTGGCAATATCTGGGCGACAAGACGGTGAAGTGGCGCTCGTCGAGTGTGGAGGGGGTGCCGTTCATGAGCGTGACGGAGGATTGCGCGGAGATTTTTCGATTGGAATTTGACGGCGATGGGCGCTATTATTCACAAGCAGAATATTACAACGGTGCCGATGTGTGCATCATGGGAGCGGTGGTAGCAGAAAGCCTTTTTGGGGAAAATGTGGACCCTATCGGCAAGGACATCAACATAAGTGGCCGGAAACTTAAAGTGATTGGCGTGGTGAAAAAGTCGGGCAAAGACATCCTGAAAGTGATGAACTTTGACAATGTCGTGCTCATCGGCTACACCCTTGCCCGTCGCGGATTCAATGTGCGAGCCAAAGGCCCTTGGGCCGGCACCACGAGTTTGGGCGTGAGAGCGCGAGAGGGTGTTGATTTGGAAAACTTGAAAGATGAAATCACGGGGGTGCTGCGCTCCGAGCGTCGCTTGAAACCGCGTGAAGAGACCAATTTTGCATTGAACACACTGACCATATTGAGCGGCCTTTTCGACAGCCTGTTTGGAGTCATCAACATGGCAGGTTTCATTATCGGGGTGTTTGCCCTGTTAGTGGGAATGTTCTCGGTAGCCAACATCATGTTCGTGTCCGTCAAGGAACGCACCAACATCATCGGCATCAAAATGGCACTTGGGGCCAAACGCTGGTTTATTCTCTTGGAAATTCTTTTTGAGGCAATCGTGCTATGCGTGGTGGGCGGAGCCTTTGGCTTGCTGCTTATCTGGTCTATCACCGAAATCATCACGGCTGTCATTGATTTCGACATTCACCTGTCGCTCTCCAATATGCTTATCGGCGTGCTGACCTCTGTGGTGGTGGGAGTGCTGTCGGGTCTCATTCCTGCCTTGCAAGCCAGCCGAATGGACCCGGTGGAGGCGATAAGAAAATGA